In Polaribacter sp. Hel_I_88, the following proteins share a genomic window:
- a CDS encoding queuosine precursor transporter, with translation MTLKDKQLADNIYFVLAALFIASLVASNLIFQKFFYWEPFGLYRFEISVGILPYPITFLITDILSEIYGKRKANKVVIAGIFASLFSMLIILISDVAPATETSPINNETFHQVFGLSPLAVFASMMAYLFAQFIDIKIFHFWKKLTHGKHLWLRNNFSTFASQFIDTFTVIFLLCIFKILPWEIFTSLLISGFLFKVIVAILDTPLLYGAVFLFRKRFKLNLTNELTDEFLYDQK, from the coding sequence ATGACACTTAAAGACAAACAATTGGCAGATAATATTTACTTCGTATTAGCTGCGTTATTTATTGCATCCTTAGTGGCATCAAACTTAATATTTCAAAAGTTTTTTTATTGGGAACCTTTTGGTTTGTATCGTTTTGAAATTTCTGTGGGCATTTTACCTTATCCCATTACGTTTTTAATTACTGATATTTTATCAGAAATCTATGGTAAAAGAAAAGCAAATAAAGTCGTTATTGCTGGTATTTTTGCTTCTTTGTTTTCCATGCTTATCATATTAATTTCAGATGTTGCTCCAGCAACTGAAACTTCTCCTATTAATAATGAAACTTTTCATCAAGTATTTGGACTATCGCCTTTAGCCGTTTTTGCATCAATGATGGCATATTTGTTCGCACAATTTATAGACATCAAAATTTTTCATTTTTGGAAAAAACTAACCCATGGAAAACATTTATGGTTGCGTAATAATTTTTCCACGTTTGCATCACAATTTATAGATACTTTTACTGTAATATTTTTATTATGCATTTTTAAAATTTTGCCTTGGGAAATCTTTACAAGTTTATTAATTAGTGGTTTTCTGTTTAAAGTAATTGTTGCCATTTTAGATACGCCTTTATTATATGGAGCCGTTTTTCTATTCAGAAAAAGGTTCAAACTTAACCTTACAAACGAACTTACTGATGAGTTTTTATATGATCAAAAATAA